In Brachybacterium saurashtrense, the genomic stretch TGAGGTGCCAGTGCGCGAGATCCTCCACCCAGGCGCGGGAGCCGCACGCGGTGAGCAGGTCGCGGGCGCGGGAGGCGTCGTGGTCGTCGAGGTCCGCGCGCCCCAGCAGCGACTGCAGGGCGGGCCAGGTCTCGGTGGTGGAGGCGTGGGCGATCAGCGCCGTGCGCTTGCCCTCGCGCAGGTCCCCGAGCGCGCTCTTGCCGGTGCGCTGCGCGTCGCCGAAGGTGCCCAGCAGGTCGTCCACCAGCTGGAAGCCGATCCCCAGCAGGCTGCCGATCTCGTCGAGGGCGGAGTGCACCTCGGAGGGCGCCTCGGCCAGCAGCGCCCCGGCGCGCAGCGGCAGCTGGAAGGAGTACAGAGCCGTCTTCAGCTCCGCGACCGCGAGCACCTCGCGCAGCGGGGCGGGGTCGGCGGCCGGTGCGAGCTGGAGGCGCACGTCGGCGAGCTCGCCGGCGGCCGTCGCGTGCAGGGTGGTCTCGAACAGGTCCAGCAGCCCCTCCACCACCGGGGCCGGGGCCTCGCAGCGGCAGATCGTGCGCATCGCCGTGATCAGGCCCAGGTCCCCGGCGAGGATCCCGGCGGCCTGGCCCAGCC encodes the following:
- a CDS encoding polyprenyl synthetase family protein, yielding MSDAHLPSVDRELRRQLARGAALPGPLPLPDHEQLWTALGDAVEGGKRLRPALLLSAHAALGGTRHEAAVQVGAALELLHTAFVVQDDVIDGDEVRRGVPSVPGGAAAQAARHGATPAGARRLGQAAGILAGDLGLITAMRTICRCEAPAPVVEGLLDLFETTLHATAAGELADVRLQLAPAADPAPLREVLAVAELKTALYSFQLPLRAGALLAEAPSEVHSALDEIGSLLGIGFQLVDDLLGTFGDAQRTGKSALGDLREGKRTALIAHASTTETWPALQSLLGRADLDDHDASRARDLLTACGSRAWVEDLAHWHLTSASEAALRHGLPAALRDALEATTAQILRGVELTLPGPAHPSADAAPPRAKEDQPA